The proteins below come from a single Saccharopolyspora sp. SCSIO 74807 genomic window:
- a CDS encoding helix-turn-helix transcriptional regulator, with product MTLRRLMLGKSLERWRESAGVTRADIAAELGCTPDRVRHLESGRNTPSRPDLIVMCSVYGVPEDEREVLLTTRSEAQKPGWWQTHRLPKWLANYVTLESEATRVRNWEAELIPGLLQTEAYARRVAMGDPSASDAEVDKRVAARMRRQDRLTAKDDPLNLVAVVSESAIQRCAAERDLADDQLAHLINAANLPHVSIRVMPMDSGIHQAMAGGFVLLNFPADTWPETGHQEYNVGGHLVDDHEAVQSLATLFDGLQERALSEHDTAHLLAQYTR from the coding sequence ATGACGCTGCGACGGTTGATGCTGGGCAAGAGCCTGGAAAGGTGGCGCGAGAGTGCCGGGGTCACGCGCGCCGACATCGCGGCCGAACTCGGCTGCACCCCTGACCGGGTGCGCCACTTGGAGAGCGGCCGCAATACGCCGTCCCGACCGGACCTGATCGTGATGTGCTCGGTCTACGGCGTTCCGGAAGATGAACGCGAAGTTCTGCTCACGACCCGGTCGGAGGCTCAGAAACCAGGCTGGTGGCAGACCCACCGCCTGCCCAAGTGGCTCGCGAACTACGTGACCTTGGAGTCCGAGGCGACACGGGTCCGCAACTGGGAAGCCGAGCTGATCCCCGGCCTGCTGCAAACCGAGGCGTACGCGCGTCGGGTGGCCATGGGCGATCCGTCCGCATCGGATGCCGAAGTGGACAAACGGGTCGCGGCCCGGATGCGTCGCCAGGATCGGCTCACAGCGAAGGACGACCCTCTGAATCTCGTGGCGGTGGTATCCGAATCGGCTATTCAACGGTGCGCAGCAGAGCGCGACCTCGCGGACGACCAGTTGGCCCACTTGATCAACGCCGCGAACCTGCCGCACGTGTCGATCCGCGTCATGCCAATGGATTCGGGGATTCACCAGGCCATGGCCGGTGGTTTCGTGCTGTTGAACTTCCCTGCGGATACCTGGCCGGAAACCGGACACCAGGAGTACAACGTCGGCGGCCACCTGGTGGACGACCACGAGGCGGTGCAATCGCTCGCTACGCTGTTCGACGGGCTGCAAGAACGCGCGCTGTCGGAGCACGACACGGCGCACTTGCTCGCGCAGTACACACGTTGA
- a CDS encoding DUF397 domain-containing protein — translation MPAQWRKSTKSLHRPEQCVEVRITAEHTAVRDTKDRAAGHFTTSRHQWSAFVSAIRAGRYDC, via the coding sequence ATGCCCGCGCAGTGGCGCAAGTCCACCAAAAGTCTGCACCGGCCCGAGCAGTGCGTAGAGGTCCGCATAACCGCAGAGCACACCGCCGTCCGCGACACGAAGGACCGCGCGGCGGGCCATTTCACGACGAGCCGACACCAGTGGTCCGCGTTCGTCTCGGCGATCAGAGCCGGTCGCTACGACTGCTGA
- a CDS encoding DUF397 domain-containing protein gives MTSSKITGWRTSSRTSATQTCVEVGGAPGIAGVRDTKDRDGGALRITSPRWSDFISAIKSGRYEY, from the coding sequence ATGACATCAAGCAAGATCACCGGGTGGCGTACCAGCAGCCGCACAAGCGCGACCCAAACCTGCGTCGAAGTCGGCGGCGCTCCGGGCATCGCGGGAGTGCGGGACACCAAGGACCGCGACGGCGGCGCCCTCCGCATCACGTCACCACGATGGAGCGACTTCATCAGCGCGATCAAGTCCGGTAGATACGAATACTGA
- a CDS encoding DUF397 domain-containing protein — MDLTHAQWRKSSRSSAQGQCVEVATNIPGVCGIRDSKEPGGQALVLDAARFGDLIRSVKADRFDS; from the coding sequence ATGGACCTCACACACGCCCAATGGCGCAAATCCAGCCGCAGCTCAGCACAAGGCCAGTGCGTCGAAGTTGCGACGAACATCCCGGGAGTCTGCGGCATCCGGGACAGCAAGGAACCTGGTGGACAAGCCCTGGTGTTAGACGCAGCCAGGTTCGGCGACCTCATCCGGTCAGTGAAGGCCGACCGGTTCGACAGCTAG
- a CDS encoding DUF397 domain-containing protein, with protein MTPSEIAGWRTSSRTSATQTCVEVGRAPGVAGVRDTKNRGGAALRIANPRWSAFIGAIKAGQYDH; from the coding sequence GTGACACCCAGTGAGATCGCCGGATGGCGTACGAGCAGCCGCACGAGCGCAACTCAAACCTGCGTCGAAGTCGGCCGTGCACCGGGCGTTGCAGGGGTGCGGGATACCAAGAATCGCGGCGGTGCAGCCCTGCGAATCGCCAATCCACGGTGGAGCGCCTTCATCGGCGCGATCAAGGCCGGTCAGTACGACCACTGA
- a CDS encoding DUF397 domain-containing protein, producing the protein MDRTHARWRKSSRSSAHGQCVEVATNISGICAIRDSKQLGAEALVLDTTRFGDLIRAVKADRFDS; encoded by the coding sequence ATGGACCGCACGCACGCCCGATGGCGCAAGTCCAGCCGCAGCTCAGCACACGGACAGTGCGTCGAAGTTGCGACGAACATCTCGGGGATCTGCGCGATCCGGGACAGCAAGCAGCTTGGTGCAGAAGCCCTGGTATTAGACACAACTAGGTTCGGCGACCTCATCCGGGCAGTGAAGGCCGATCGGTTCGACAGCTAG
- a CDS encoding DUF5753 domain-containing protein: protein MGEPYRIGSQKPGDLEVASWKRQLRTGHQQRQDQSREAEEQADAIRAFELVVVPGLVQTADYARRVFSTSAELQQVPQDTDAAVQVRLERQHALYDSAKHVELLIAESALRYFACPAQTMLAQLDRLLALCGLSTVRFGIIPLDTRLPYIPASGFWIVGDAVFVETVNTEINTDDPDDLALYHRLIDNLWLAAVEGDEARRLLVGISADLSERSTPAT from the coding sequence GTGGGGGAGCCGTACCGCATCGGTTCGCAGAAGCCCGGCGACCTCGAAGTGGCGAGCTGGAAGCGGCAACTGCGGACCGGGCATCAGCAACGGCAAGATCAAAGTCGCGAGGCCGAAGAGCAAGCCGACGCGATCCGCGCCTTCGAGCTTGTAGTCGTGCCCGGCCTCGTGCAGACGGCGGACTACGCTCGTCGCGTGTTCAGCACTTCCGCTGAGCTCCAGCAAGTACCGCAAGACACCGACGCTGCCGTCCAAGTACGCCTTGAACGGCAACACGCGTTGTACGACTCGGCGAAACATGTGGAACTGCTCATCGCGGAATCGGCCCTGCGCTACTTCGCGTGCCCGGCGCAGACGATGTTGGCGCAGCTCGACCGGCTGCTGGCGCTGTGCGGCTTGTCCACCGTCCGGTTCGGGATCATCCCGCTCGACACGCGCTTGCCGTACATCCCGGCGAGCGGGTTCTGGATCGTGGGCGACGCCGTGTTCGTCGAAACGGTCAACACCGAGATCAACACCGACGACCCTGACGATCTCGCCCTCTACCACCGGCTCATCGACAACCTGTGGCTCGCGGCGGTAGAAGGTGACGAGGCACGACGACTGCTGGTCGGTATCTCCGCGGACTTGTCCGAGCGCTCCACCCCGGCAACCTAG
- a CDS encoding acyl-CoA dehydrogenase family protein encodes MRFAFTEEQEDLRRAVRALVDRGGGPHIPDPEASIAEHDTELWRRLAGEIGAAGLSVPEEFGGIGCGMVESGIVAEELGRRLVAGPFLGSAVISAELLLATDDADARSRLLPGIASGERVVALAWAEPQSWWSTSTCATKARRDGENWHLTGEKSFVLDGAQADAVLVVAATEHGLSLFEVDAAEPAASAPMDLTRPMAELHLHETPARLIGAEGQAAPALTRCLDVAAAALAAENVGAATRWLEETVAYVQVREQFGRAIGSFQAVKHRLADLFVAVESARSLSQAAGWAVATRDDRAAEFAAMAKSFCCETYADVAAEGIQLHGGIGITWEHEAHLHLKRAHSATHLFGTPRRHRERLEDLLGLAGSAAG; translated from the coding sequence ATGCGTTTCGCGTTCACCGAGGAGCAGGAAGACCTGCGGCGGGCAGTCCGCGCGCTGGTGGACCGCGGCGGCGGGCCGCACATCCCGGATCCGGAGGCGTCGATCGCCGAGCACGACACGGAGTTGTGGCGGCGGCTGGCCGGTGAGATCGGCGCGGCCGGGCTCAGCGTGCCCGAGGAGTTCGGCGGGATCGGTTGCGGCATGGTGGAAAGCGGCATCGTCGCCGAAGAACTCGGCAGGCGGCTCGTCGCCGGTCCGTTCCTGGGCAGCGCGGTGATCAGCGCGGAACTGCTGCTGGCCACCGACGACGCGGACGCGCGCTCCCGGCTGCTGCCCGGGATCGCCTCGGGTGAGCGGGTGGTCGCGCTCGCGTGGGCCGAGCCGCAGAGCTGGTGGAGCACTTCGACGTGCGCCACGAAAGCGCGCCGTGACGGCGAAAACTGGCACCTGACCGGTGAGAAGAGCTTCGTGCTGGACGGGGCGCAGGCGGATGCCGTCCTGGTCGTAGCGGCGACGGAGCACGGGCTGTCGCTGTTCGAAGTGGACGCCGCGGAGCCGGCCGCTTCCGCCCCGATGGACCTGACCCGGCCGATGGCCGAGCTGCACCTGCACGAAACGCCCGCTCGGCTGATCGGAGCCGAGGGCCAGGCCGCACCGGCGCTCACCCGCTGCCTGGACGTCGCCGCCGCCGCGCTCGCCGCCGAGAACGTCGGTGCCGCCACGCGATGGCTGGAGGAGACGGTCGCCTACGTTCAGGTGCGCGAGCAGTTCGGCCGCGCGATCGGCTCGTTCCAGGCCGTCAAACACCGGCTCGCGGACCTGTTCGTGGCGGTCGAATCGGCCCGTTCGCTGTCCCAAGCCGCCGGCTGGGCGGTGGCCACCCGCGACGACCGCGCCGCGGAATTCGCGGCGATGGCGAAGTCCTTCTGCTGCGAGACCTACGCCGACGTGGCCGCCGAAGGAATCCAGCTGCACGGCGGCATCGGCATCACCTGGGAGCACGAGGCCCACCTGCACCTCAAACGTGCGCACTCCGCAACCCACCTGTTCGGCACACCCCGACGGCACCGGGAGCGGCTGGAGGATCTGCTCGGGTTGGCCGGTTCCGCCGCGGGCTGA
- a CDS encoding acyl-CoA dehydrogenase family protein, whose product MDLTDSAQEAAFRREVREWLGDNLTGEFAQARGLGGPGREHEAFDVRLAWDRHLAAAGWTCLGWPEEFGGRGASIAQQVIFHEEYAKAGAPVRVGHIGEELIGPTIIAFGTEQQQRRFLPPIVGVRELWCQGYSEPGAGSDLANLSTAAHRDGSDWVVHGQKIWTSHAHVADWCFLLARTDPAERRHRGLSYLLVPMDSAGIEVRPIVQLTGTSEFNEVFFDGARTDATNVVGEPGDGWRVAMGTLGFERGIGTVDQQVVFRRELESITELARSGGALDDPVLRDKISRAWIGLEIMRFNALRTLTGVAEGTAGPEASIAKLYWANFHRGLGELAVEVAGACGLVAPDGELDERQRLFLFTRADTIYGGSDEIQRNIIAERVLGLPKEARP is encoded by the coding sequence ATGGATCTCACCGACAGCGCGCAGGAAGCGGCGTTCCGCCGGGAAGTGCGGGAATGGCTCGGCGACAACCTCACCGGCGAGTTCGCCCAGGCGCGGGGACTCGGCGGACCGGGACGTGAGCACGAAGCGTTCGACGTGCGGCTCGCATGGGACCGGCACCTCGCGGCAGCGGGCTGGACCTGCCTGGGCTGGCCGGAGGAGTTCGGCGGCCGCGGCGCGTCCATCGCCCAGCAGGTGATCTTCCACGAGGAGTACGCCAAGGCGGGCGCGCCGGTCCGGGTCGGGCACATCGGCGAGGAGCTGATCGGTCCCACGATCATCGCGTTCGGCACCGAGCAGCAGCAGCGGCGGTTCCTGCCGCCGATCGTGGGCGTGCGGGAGCTGTGGTGCCAGGGCTACTCCGAGCCCGGCGCCGGGTCCGACTTGGCGAACCTGTCCACCGCGGCGCACCGCGACGGCTCGGACTGGGTGGTGCACGGCCAGAAGATCTGGACCTCGCACGCGCACGTGGCCGACTGGTGCTTCCTGCTCGCGCGCACCGATCCCGCCGAGCGCAGGCACCGCGGGCTGTCCTACCTGCTGGTGCCGATGGATTCCGCGGGCATCGAGGTGCGGCCGATCGTGCAGCTCACCGGTACTTCCGAGTTCAACGAGGTGTTCTTCGACGGCGCGCGCACCGACGCGACCAACGTCGTCGGCGAGCCCGGCGACGGCTGGCGGGTCGCGATGGGCACGCTCGGTTTCGAACGTGGCATCGGCACCGTCGACCAGCAGGTGGTGTTCCGCCGCGAGCTGGAAAGCATCACCGAGCTCGCCCGTTCCGGCGGTGCGCTGGACGATCCGGTGCTGCGGGACAAGATCAGCCGGGCCTGGATCGGCCTGGAGATCATGCGGTTCAACGCGCTGCGCACGCTGACCGGGGTCGCCGAGGGGACCGCGGGACCGGAGGCGTCCATCGCGAAGCTGTACTGGGCGAACTTCCACCGCGGGCTCGGTGAGCTGGCCGTCGAGGTCGCCGGTGCGTGCGGCCTGGTCGCGCCGGACGGCGAGCTCGACGAGCGGCAGCGGCTGTTCCTGTTCACCCGCGCCGACACGATCTACGGCGGTTCCGACGAGATCCAGCGCAACATCATCGCCGAGCGGGTGCTCGGGTTGCCGAAGGAGGCCCGGCCTTGA
- a CDS encoding acyl-CoA dehydrogenase family protein: protein MRFTRTTEQQDMAEALRALFDAGDGAAIARSWAAGDAAPWRRVWAQLGEMGLCGVAVPERFGGLGLGPVELVTCLEELGRAGLPGPCVESIAVVPALLADTAAAERWLPGIASGNAVGTATFTEHVPRALDADAADAVFQCDGERATVAERPDAVAQHSIDPARRLWTIESAGEPVPGAQVAEAFDLGALGCAAQLLGIGQRLLDMSTRYVQERHQFGRPVGRFQAVKHHLANVAVRLEFARPLVHGACLAEPRHRSRDISAAKIAASDAAYFAGRIALQVHGAIGYTAEHDLHLWSTKATALHAAWGTTTWHRRRVAAALAAGETAPVGA, encoded by the coding sequence TTGAGGTTCACCCGCACCACCGAACAGCAGGACATGGCCGAGGCGTTGCGCGCGTTGTTCGACGCAGGCGACGGCGCGGCGATCGCGCGCAGCTGGGCCGCGGGCGACGCGGCTCCGTGGCGCCGGGTTTGGGCGCAGCTCGGCGAGATGGGGTTGTGCGGGGTCGCCGTTCCGGAGCGGTTCGGCGGTCTCGGCCTCGGGCCGGTCGAGTTGGTGACCTGCCTGGAAGAGCTCGGGCGCGCCGGACTTCCCGGGCCGTGCGTCGAGTCGATCGCCGTCGTGCCTGCGCTGCTCGCGGACACCGCCGCAGCCGAGCGGTGGCTGCCCGGGATCGCTTCCGGGAACGCGGTCGGCACCGCGACGTTCACCGAGCACGTGCCGCGGGCGCTGGACGCCGATGCCGCCGACGCGGTGTTCCAGTGCGACGGGGAGCGCGCCACGGTCGCGGAACGGCCGGATGCGGTGGCGCAGCACTCCATCGACCCGGCCCGTCGCTTGTGGACGATCGAATCCGCTGGTGAGCCGGTTCCGGGCGCGCAGGTCGCCGAGGCGTTCGACCTCGGCGCGCTCGGCTGCGCGGCGCAGCTGCTCGGCATCGGGCAGCGGCTGCTCGACATGTCCACCCGGTACGTGCAGGAACGCCACCAGTTCGGCCGGCCGGTCGGGCGGTTCCAGGCGGTCAAGCACCACTTGGCGAACGTGGCGGTGCGGCTCGAATTCGCCCGGCCGCTGGTGCACGGCGCTTGCCTCGCCGAGCCGCGGCACCGTTCCCGGGACATTTCGGCAGCGAAGATCGCCGCCTCGGACGCCGCGTACTTCGCGGGCCGCATCGCGCTGCAGGTGCACGGCGCCATCGGCTACACCGCCGAGCACGATCTGCACCTGTGGTCGACCAAGGCCACGGCGCTGCACGCGGCGTGGGGCACCACGACCTGGCACCGGCGACGGGTCGCCGCTGCGCTGGCCGCCGGTGAGACCGCGCCGGTCGGCGCGTAG
- a CDS encoding acyl-CoA dehydrogenase family protein, whose protein sequence is MDLTFSAEDLAFRDEVRTWLRANVPAEPLPSLETETGFAAHRQWEKTLHAAGFSVVSWPVEFGGRDVSLVQWLLFEEEYYAAGAPGRVGQNGIFLLAPTLFEHGTAEQRERFLPRMASGEDVWAQAWSEPEAGSDLAGIRSRARRVPGGWRLSGQKTWSSRAAFADWAFGLFRSDPDAERHRGLTYFLFPLDAAGVTVRPIGRIDGKPAFAEIFLNDVFVPDSDVLGEVGEGWRVAMSTTGSERGLSLRSPGRFLAAAQRLVESWNGAAQLQDRVVDAWIGASAYRLATFETVTKVLAGSPVGPESSMNKVFWSELDIALHEAAMDLLGPDAELTAGSPAAPDGGAWPDGYLFALAGPIYAGTNEIQRNVIAERVLGLPREPR, encoded by the coding sequence GTGGATCTGACGTTCTCCGCCGAAGACCTCGCCTTCCGCGACGAGGTGCGCACCTGGTTGCGGGCGAACGTGCCCGCCGAACCGCTGCCGTCGCTGGAGACCGAAACCGGTTTCGCCGCGCACCGGCAGTGGGAGAAGACCCTGCACGCGGCCGGTTTCTCGGTCGTGTCCTGGCCCGTCGAGTTCGGCGGCCGGGACGTCTCGCTGGTGCAGTGGTTGCTGTTCGAGGAGGAGTACTACGCCGCGGGCGCGCCCGGCCGGGTCGGGCAGAACGGGATCTTCCTGCTCGCGCCGACGCTGTTCGAGCACGGCACGGCCGAGCAGCGGGAACGCTTCCTGCCGCGAATGGCTTCCGGCGAGGACGTCTGGGCGCAGGCTTGGTCGGAGCCGGAAGCGGGCAGCGACCTGGCCGGAATCCGCAGCCGAGCGCGCCGGGTGCCGGGCGGCTGGCGGTTGTCCGGGCAGAAGACGTGGAGTTCGCGGGCCGCGTTCGCGGACTGGGCGTTCGGGCTGTTCCGCAGCGATCCCGATGCCGAGCGGCACCGCGGGCTGACGTACTTCCTGTTCCCGCTCGACGCCGCGGGCGTGACGGTGCGGCCGATCGGGCGGATCGACGGCAAGCCGGCGTTCGCGGAGATCTTCCTCAACGACGTCTTCGTGCCGGACTCCGACGTGCTGGGCGAGGTCGGCGAAGGCTGGCGGGTCGCGATGAGCACCACCGGCAGCGAGCGCGGGTTGTCGCTGCGCAGCCCGGGCAGGTTCCTCGCCGCGGCGCAGCGGCTCGTCGAGTCGTGGAACGGTGCCGCGCAGCTGCAGGACCGGGTGGTCGACGCTTGGATCGGCGCGAGCGCCTACCGGCTGGCGACCTTCGAGACCGTCACGAAGGTCCTCGCGGGCAGCCCGGTCGGGCCGGAGTCCAGCATGAACAAGGTCTTCTGGTCCGAATTGGACATCGCGCTGCACGAGGCGGCGATGGACCTGCTGGGGCCGGACGCCGAACTCACCGCCGGATCGCCCGCCGCACCGGATGGCGGCGCCTGGCCGGACGGCTACCTGTTCGCGCTGGCCGGGCCGATCTACGCGGGCACCAACGAGATCCAGCGCAACGTCATCGCCGAGCGCGTGCTCGGCCTGCCCAGGGAGCCGCGTTGA
- a CDS encoding enoyl-CoA hydratase gives MAEEEPIVRYERNGPTAVVTMNRPNYRNAQNSAMTYALDDAFYRACADDEVQVIVLAGAGEHFSAGHDIGSPGRDVDVDYERRAGLWWGHTDKAGGESRFAREQEVYLGMCRRWRDMPKPVVASVQGACVAGGLMLAWVCDVIVAAEDAFFADPVVRMGIPGVEYFVHPWVLGPRIAKEFLFTGKRMSAQRAYEVGMVNRVVPREQLTDTSLELAGEIAAMPRFGLALAKKAVNQAEDLMGRHSGLDSAFGLHHLAHAHNAEVEQDSLSGMDAKSMKRAAE, from the coding sequence ATGGCCGAAGAGGAACCGATCGTGCGCTACGAGCGCAACGGTCCGACAGCGGTCGTGACGATGAACCGGCCGAACTACCGCAACGCGCAGAACTCCGCGATGACCTACGCACTGGACGACGCGTTCTACCGCGCCTGCGCCGATGACGAGGTCCAGGTCATCGTGCTCGCCGGCGCGGGTGAGCACTTCTCAGCAGGGCACGACATCGGCTCACCGGGCCGCGATGTCGACGTGGACTACGAGCGCCGCGCGGGCCTGTGGTGGGGCCACACCGACAAGGCGGGCGGCGAGTCCAGGTTCGCCCGCGAGCAGGAGGTCTACCTGGGAATGTGCCGCCGCTGGCGGGACATGCCGAAACCCGTCGTCGCGAGCGTGCAGGGCGCGTGCGTGGCCGGTGGCCTGATGCTGGCGTGGGTGTGCGACGTGATCGTGGCCGCCGAGGACGCGTTCTTCGCCGATCCCGTGGTGCGGATGGGCATTCCGGGCGTGGAGTACTTCGTGCACCCGTGGGTGCTCGGGCCGCGAATCGCGAAGGAGTTCCTGTTCACCGGCAAGCGGATGAGCGCGCAGCGGGCCTACGAGGTGGGGATGGTCAACCGGGTCGTCCCGCGCGAGCAGTTGACCGATACCTCGCTGGAACTGGCCGGCGAGATCGCCGCGATGCCGCGGTTCGGGCTGGCGCTGGCGAAGAAGGCCGTCAACCAGGCCGAAGACCTCATGGGGCGGCACAGCGGGCTCGATTCCGCGTTCGGGCTGCACCACCTGGCGCACGCGCACAACGCCGAGGTCGAGCAGGACTCGCTCAGCGGCATGGACGCCAAGAGCATGAAGCGCGCCGCCGAGTGA